One genomic segment of Helicobacter kayseriensis includes these proteins:
- the recO gene encoding recombination protein RecO — MQGFILSIRAIKNQDLILRILTPHSILELYRFYGMRHSILSVGKKIDFDVQNNGIFMSKLRNVAELNFSWEREYIRAYVWAIFIRSLADHLRDIVEVEPFYFELLEKGGICLKKQNPMRVVLEMSSRLIVYEGRNARLHHNRCFVCNGRLDERVSLGRAFLFAHPECIGGDHFEKSKLLDFLDSSSTIHLDDSEIERLWSIFSLGL; from the coding sequence ATGCAGGGATTTATTCTTTCAATTCGGGCAATCAAAAATCAAGATTTAATTTTAAGAATCCTAACCCCGCATAGCATTTTGGAACTTTATCGATTTTATGGGATGAGGCATAGCATTTTGTCTGTGGGGAAGAAGATTGACTTTGATGTGCAGAACAATGGCATTTTTATGTCCAAATTACGCAATGTTGCAGAATTAAATTTTTCTTGGGAGAGAGAATATATTAGGGCATATGTTTGGGCGATTTTTATTAGGTCTCTTGCAGATCATTTGCGTGATATTGTGGAAGTAGAGCCTTTTTATTTTGAACTTTTAGAAAAAGGAGGGATTTGCCTTAAAAAGCAAAATCCAATGCGCGTTGTGCTTGAAATGAGCTCTAGATTGATTGTTTATGAAGGAAGAAATGCAAGGTTGCATCATAATCGTTGCTTTGTTTGCAATGGTAGGCTTGATGAGAGGGTTAGCCTTGGCAGAGCTTTTTTGTTTGCACATCCAGAGTGTATTGGGGGAGATCATTTTGAGAAGTCAAAATTGCTTGATTTTTTGGATTCTTCTTCAACGATTCATCTAGATGATAGTGAGATTGAAAGGTTGTGGTCAATTTTT